The nucleotide window GCTTTAACTTTGTGAAATATTAAAATCTATTTTTTGAAAGGAATCATCATCAAATCTACGGGAAGCTGGTATCAGGTTTTGGAAGAGAAAACTAAAACTGTTTACGAAGCCAGGATCCGAGGCAAATTCAAACTGATAAAAACAAGACTTACAAATCCACTTGCAGTAGGAGACGAAGTCGAATTTTCTTTGGAGCAAGATGATGTGGCCTGGATCACCAAAATCTTTCCGAGAAAAAATTATCTCATCAGAAAATCGGTGAACCTTTCCAAAGAAGCTCATATCATTGCATCGAATGTTGATATTGCCTGTTTCATTTACACTTTGAAGTTCCCTGAAACCTCGTTAGGATTTTTGGACCGTTTTCTTGCTTGCTGCGAGGCTTATAACATCAAGCCCTTGATATTATTCAACAAAATGGATACTTTGAATGACGAGGAAAAGGAAATTGTAGAAAACATCGAGACAATGTACCAAAACATCGGTTACGACACTTTGAATATCTCATCCTACACAAAACTGAATCTCAATTTCTTAATTGATAAGATTAAAGATAAAACATCAGTGTTTTTCGGACATTCAGGTTGTGGGAAATCAACTTTGGTCAATGCAATGCAACCTGATCTTCATATCAGAACTGGTGAAATTTCGGAATCTCAACTCAAAGGGAAACATACCACAACTTTCGCTCAGATGCATTTCTGGGATTTTGGAGGTTCGGTGATCGATACACCTGGCGTTCGTGAGTTTGCAATGATCGACGTTCAGAAAGAAGAGATCCAGCATTACTTTCCTGAAATCTTCCAGGCGGGTAGGAGTTGCAAGTATCACAACTGTATGCATATCAATGAACCGAAATGTGCCGTTCTGCAAGGATTGGAAACAGGCGAATTAGAAGAGACCCGATACATTACCTATCTCAAACTGATGGAAGAAGCAGAAGAGATGAATCAAAACTAAAATAAAAAAAGTCCTGTAATAATTAATTTACAGGACTTTTATTTTATTTAAAATTGAAACTTTAGAATTTCCAACCAACAGTTACGAAGAAGTTATTTCTTGTATTCTTCACTTTAGAAACAGCGTAAGCATCACTGTTGACATCAAAACCACCGTTGAAATATCCTGAGTTGTAATCTATATTTCCTTGTAGGAATGGACTGCTATATTCAGACGTGATACTTTGGTATGATGCATCGATGTAGAAAGCCTGAAAGTCATATCCCAAACCTGCACCGATTGTATTGCGTTTCCCCACTAAGAGGTTAGAATAAGATTGGTTAGATGCCAATCCATTGTCATTATAACTTAGTAAAGATAAATTATCAAAATTGTTTCCTTGGTACGCATAACCACCTCTCAACCTGAATGCACTGATTCTGTACTCTGCACCAGCTCGTACTTCTGAAGAATTCTTGTAAGAACCATTGAAGAAATCGTTCAATTCTCTTTCTGCATTGCCATATTCCTTATACTTAGGTTTAGTGATACCTTGGATAAAATCGACATTCAAAGCGAAATTTTTACTAGGAACGAACGCAGCACTTAAAGTCGCTTTCATTGGCGTTACCAAAGTTCTGTCTTCTTGAAATAATTCAGAATTATAGTCGAAATAATGCTGTGTATAAACACGGTCAATATTCCACCAGGTAGGCGATTCTACAGCTGCACCAACCCTGAATTGATTGCTCAATTTGGCAATAACACCTATGTTTGCAGAGAATCCATCAGAGTGTTCATCAAAACCTGTGTATTGTTTGTCGTACCCAAGAGAAGTTTTGTCATAATCTGAATAGAAGTTCGCTCTATCATTTTGTGTCAAGAATGAATTATGAAAATTAAGTCCTGCACCAAAGTATAAACGGTTATCATAATTAGCACCTACCGCAAAATTTAATTTTGATTGATCTCCATATCGTTCATAAACATGACCTTGATAAGTATAATTAATGATTGTATTAGCAACAGAAAAATCATCTACAATTTTTATATTCCCGTTACCTGCGGATATCGACCTGTTATCCAATGATCTATTAGAATAGTTAACTCCAATATTTATAAACTTCCATTTCGAAGCAGTGTCAGCGAGATTAAAAGTCAGTAGTCCTCCTGTATTGCCAATGTCAGTATTATTAACCTTGCTGACCTGAGATTGACCAGCAAGAGTAGTTGTATTTTTATTATTGTTAATACCTAAAGTAAAGTTTAAATCGTTTGTGATAAAAACTCCAATACCAGCTGGATTCACATTGGCAGAAGAGATGTCACCACCCAATGCGCCTATAGATCCTGCCATCGAATTGTATTTTGCTGTCCCGTTGATTGGATTAGCTGAGTAGACATCTACCGTGTTTGTGAGTACTGAAATGTCCTGAGCCTTCAGATAAACAAAAGAAATGGGAATGCTTAGCAGTAATAAAGTCTTTTTTAGCATTTTTATATGAAATGTTTTTTTAATTAATGATTATCTTCTTCCACCGCCACCGCCGGATCTCATTCCGCCGCCACCAGATGAACCACCAGATCTCATTCCGCCGCCAGAGTTGAAACCTCCAGAACTTCCGGATCTACTAGGTGAATATGATTCATTTCGGAAACCACCATTGTTAGGAGAAGTTCTCACATTCCCGTTATTAGGATATGTTTGGTTTCTTGTACCTCCGTTATTTGGATAATTATTTCTAACATTTCCATTGTTTGGATATGTTCTGATACCGCCATTATTTGTTCTGATACCATTTGGGTTTCTCATTCCATTATTACCAGTTCGGATGGCACTATTTCTAGTTCCAACATCATTTCTGATATTTCCTGCTGTTCTGATTCTGCTGTTATTGATACCTTGGAAACGGTTGTCATTTCTACCACCGACTCTATTTTGAGAGATCATGCCACCAAGTCTACCTGACCTGTTATAGTTAATTGGATGATAGTATCCGCCACCATAGTAACCGCCCCAGCCACCATAGCCGTAGCCCCAGAATGGATCATAGAATCCGCCGCCCCAGCCCCAAGGCGAATAGAAGGAGTCACCCCATCCAAATCCCATTCCCCAACCCCAAGAGTTGAAAGGACTGTTCCAGCCGTACATTCCGTAGCCAGGATATCCCCAGCCGCCAAAACCTCCCCAGCCAAAGCCCATTCCCCAGCCACCATAGCCCCAGTTGTTGAAGCTCGTGTAATTGGTTTCAGAACCTGTAAAAGTTCCCCAGTCAGAAGAACTGCTCGCTAGATTGTAACGATTGTCCTGATCCTGAATGTTTTGTTGGTTGTTATCATAGATGCTCGGATAGGTATCTTGATAATTGTAGTAATTGTCAACCTGATTGTTACCATAAGAATATGTTCCCGCTGGTAAAGAATCTCTATTTGGGTCGTAGTAGACACCATCAGTTTCTGAATAACCACCTGTGTAGATCACACAAGAGGTCAAAAGAGAACTGCTGGCAATCAAGATCAAAGCTTTGGATCTGATCAGATTTAAAAAGCGATTATTGTTGATATTTTTCATTTTATGAGAAGTATTAAGTTTGCTATATTTGTATTCTTAAAAGAAACCAAATTTTGTACCAGTAATTATTTACAAAGTAGCGTAAAATTAGGCTTTTTATTTAGATTAGGAAAAGTTAAAAAAGTTAAAAAAAGTTTTAAAAAAATATGGCAAAATTAACATCAAGAGCAGAAGATTATAGCAAATGGTATAACGAATTGGTTGTTAAAGCGGATCTGGCAGAGAATTCTAGCGTTAGAGGATGTATGGTGATCAAACCTTACGGATATGCGATCTGGGAGAAGATGCGAGACGAGATGGACAAAAAGTTCAAAGAAAC belongs to Chryseobacterium sp. KACC 21268 and includes:
- the rsgA gene encoding ribosome small subunit-dependent GTPase A, with the protein product MKGIIIKSTGSWYQVLEEKTKTVYEARIRGKFKLIKTRLTNPLAVGDEVEFSLEQDDVAWITKIFPRKNYLIRKSVNLSKEAHIIASNVDIACFIYTLKFPETSLGFLDRFLACCEAYNIKPLILFNKMDTLNDEEKEIVENIETMYQNIGYDTLNISSYTKLNLNFLIDKIKDKTSVFFGHSGCGKSTLVNAMQPDLHIRTGEISESQLKGKHTTTFAQMHFWDFGGSVIDTPGVREFAMIDVQKEEIQHYFPEIFQAGRSCKYHNCMHINEPKCAVLQGLETGELEETRYITYLKLMEEAEEMNQN
- a CDS encoding prolyl-tRNA synthetase; its protein translation is MKNINNNRFLNLIRSKALILIASSSLLTSCVIYTGGYSETDGVYYDPNRDSLPAGTYSYGNNQVDNYYNYQDTYPSIYDNNQQNIQDQDNRYNLASSSSDWGTFTGSETNYTSFNNWGYGGWGMGFGWGGFGGWGYPGYGMYGWNSPFNSWGWGMGFGWGDSFYSPWGWGGGFYDPFWGYGYGGWGGYYGGGYYHPINYNRSGRLGGMISQNRVGGRNDNRFQGINNSRIRTAGNIRNDVGTRNSAIRTGNNGMRNPNGIRTNNGGIRTYPNNGNVRNNYPNNGGTRNQTYPNNGNVRTSPNNGGFRNESYSPSRSGSSGGFNSGGGMRSGGSSGGGGMRSGGGGGRR
- a CDS encoding hemin receptor; the protein is MLKKTLLLLSIPISFVYLKAQDISVLTNTVDVYSANPINGTAKYNSMAGSIGALGGDISSANVNPAGIGVFITNDLNFTLGINNNKNTTTLAGQSQVSKVNNTDIGNTGGLLTFNLADTASKWKFINIGVNYSNRSLDNRSISAGNGNIKIVDDFSVANTIINYTYQGHVYERYGDQSKLNFAVGANYDNRLYFGAGLNFHNSFLTQNDRANFYSDYDKTSLGYDKQYTGFDEHSDGFSANIGVIAKLSNQFRVGAAVESPTWWNIDRVYTQHYFDYNSELFQEDRTLVTPMKATLSAAFVPSKNFALNVDFIQGITKPKYKEYGNAERELNDFFNGSYKNSSEVRAGAEYRISAFRLRGGYAYQGNNFDNLSLLSYNDNGLASNQSYSNLLVGKRNTIGAGLGYDFQAFYIDASYQSITSEYSSPFLQGNIDYNSGYFNGGFDVNSDAYAVSKVKNTRNNFFVTVGWKF